The nucleotide sequence CGAAGTAGTTAATGTAATAGTAGGGCACTGCGAAATAGATATGGACTCGCTGTCATCATCGTCCTCGCCATTATTAAATCCGTTGTCCGGCGTGGAGTCTATGTCGATTACCGGTTCGTCCGTCGCACAACTAGCGTCCTTGATTTGCGCAAAGTTGGTCAGTGTGCCGCTCGTGAAGCTCGAATCAACCTGCAAGGTGATGTCAATAAAGGCCGTCGCACCCGGGTACAGCGGTCCGGCCAGAGGCACGTTCAGGGTAGCGAAGCCGCCCGAGGCCGTCCAAGATGTGTCGGCCAAAGTCATGCCCTCGGGCAATGAGTCACTCAGGGCAATCTGCAGGGCCTCCATGTTGCCCTCGTTGCTCACCGTCAGCCGGAACTTCACCAAGGAACCCGCTGTTACCGTGGACGCTTGGCCCGGAGCCAAAGACTTGCTCAAAGCCAGGTCAAAAAAAGCACCAGGTACCACTTCTATTGCACAAAAGCCCGAAGCCGGGTATAATACTCCACTAGTAGATAGGAATGTATAGGATCCCGGTCCCTTGATTGTAAGCGTCGAATCGGAGTTAACAACAGCAACGGTCACCCCGTCTACCATAGTAGAATCATTTATTGGCGATCCGTTGTAGTACCACTGAATACCTTTATAACCGGGAGGGACCGAAACAATGAATTCATCCCCGCGTACCAATCCAATGGGACTGAAAAACAGGTGCTAGCGATATCATCCTGATCAAATTTCCCGTCACCCGGCCACGAATCCGTGTCTTCTTCGTTCATGGATTGTATTTCGGCCACATTAAAGAAAATTCCCTGCGCTTCTACTCTGGCACTAATATCCAAAATGGCGGAATCGCCGGGCAATACGGTACCTACGTTCCAAAGACCCGAATCAGGGGTATAATCTATCCCCCCAGAACTAATACATTTCCTAAATAAGTAACCCCACCCATGGGTAGGCTATCCTTCACGACTACCCCAGTCGCGGGAAGTAGTCCCGTGTTTTTGACAATAATTGAGTAGGTGACTGTTTCTCCAATAGCAGGCTTTGAATTATCTATCTTTTTAGATAAACTAAGGTCAACCTGAGCCCAAGCGGTGGAAAGGGTTAGGAAGAACGTAGCTAATACTACCAGAATTCCAGCGGAATGCTTATTCCTTGGTAGTGTCTCAACTACAAATCTTATTGGTATTCTGTGTTGGAGTTGATCAGAATCACGCGAAGGCGATGACAAATAAATACCCTTATTGGAATGAGGTGATGGTAAGAGCTGCGCTCTGCAACTATTCAAAAAGGATACAATTTTCCCTAGTAGTAGTGGAGTATTCATAGATACGGCGTTAAAAACCTGTAGTATTATATAGTGTGTATCGTATAGCCTTATAAACAGGCGGGCCTTCTCTAAACATTACTATTCTGTTGCCAGAATAATGAAATTTCATCTTCCTTCACAACAGAAATACCTGTGCTCATTGCACCGATATTTTATCTCCGAATAGTATGCTTTATTTTTTCAACAAATATAACAAAATTAGATGTTATATATTTGGTAAACAAACTTACATGATCCCACCACCGTTTTTTTTAAACGCATAGTCCGGATATCAGTTTGTCTATATCCCTATCCCAAGTGTATTGGTTGTGAAAGCCACTCAAATACACACCGCACTGAATGATTTCTTTATAGTGGCCTATAAAATGCCAGGGTTCTTTCTCCGATTTGTAACACAAATTATGCCAAATTCCACAAGTCATTGAGATTAACACCATACTCCATCGTTTTGAAGCTTTGGAAAAATCCAATGAACCTAATTCTCCGGTTCGTGCGTTGAGAGCCTCGGCATAATAGGTACTGTCAGCATCGTAAAAAATACTAGTTTGAGCCTGAAGGTCTCTAGCCAAAAAAGTGCCATTTTTGGCACTTTTTCATTTAACTAACCATATATTTAAAAATAGCTCACCTATTATAGGTAGACTCTCTCAAAATAATGTCGATCTTCCCAGGAGGTTCCAAGCGATTGATTGACTGGGAAATAATATACGGAAGATCAAAAATCGTAACCAAGAGTTACATACGGAATCGCTTTGCCGCGTACACCGTTGTCGACTCCCCAGGCATAGTCGAATTTAACATAAAAGCCAAAGAGCATTGTACGCGCTCCCACACCATAACCCATTAGGTAGGGGTTTCTGAAATTCGTGACTGTTGCTCTGAATGGTTCTGAACCCCCTCCTACTATTTCAGTATTCAAGCTGTTTTCCTGACTGAAAGGTCCTTTGCCAGTCCAGGCGGTACCAATGTCACTAAAACCTATAACCTGGAAATTCCGGAGAAAATTGGAAGTTATGGGACCTCGGTAAAGATATTTCACTAAGGGAACCCTTAGCTCCAGATTTCCCAGAACATAATTGGTACCCGATAGCCGATTAAGATTGAACCCTCGTAGATTAGTCGCAAATTCGGCAAAGAAAATATCCCGATTGTCAATACCTTCCCCAAAATACAGGGGATTGTCATTGCTATTAGGTCGGCTGTCTTTCTTATTGAGTACCCAATTCTCCATCCCCCCCATAATATTTTGTTTGGGCGCATTACCGCCCGAGCGACTATAGGCAACCCGTAGTGCCAAAATCAAATCGCGGTGGATTTTTTGGTAGCGCCTAAAATCCACACTCAGGCGGTTGAAGTTCTGATAGGATTGTCCAATACCTAGCTGATTCTCATACCGTACCTTAAAACGGGTACCTTCTACCATATTCATGCCGTTCACTGCCGTATTGTCGAATACAAACTCGGATTTTATCCCCCCGTATTGTGTGGAACGATCGGGTTCGGTGAGGGCTCCGGGCCCGAGGGTTATCAACCTCGTAACCGTGAAAGTGGGGCTTACCACAAACCGGGCATAAGTTGAGAAAGGATAGGAAGCAAAAACCTGAAATTGATTGAACCGATACTTCTGGATATTGCCGTAGTCCACATAAAGTGTTTTCCGATCCATCCTGGCTCCAAAATCAACCCGATAGGTGTTATTGGTGTATTCGGCAAACAGATCACTATTGCGGAAGGTTGTCGAAACAAAAAAGCCTGCCTTGATCACATGGTTTTCCAAAAGATCATTCATTGAGATCGACTGGGCATAGCCGAATCCCCGCAGCGGATCAATCCTCCAGTCAGAAGTAGCGTCATTCGCAATGAACAGGCCCCGATAATCATAAGGCCCCTTAATGGCTATGTTTTCGCGTTTGCGGGATTTGGGCACCAACGTAGGTACAGCAGCCAGACTACCCTTTTTCTGTCTGAATTCAAATGTTTTCAGTATGTCCTCATCAAATTGATAATCATCGGTATTTACCTCTCCTTCACGAAGGGTAATTTTTGGAGTTACATTCGCTTGGTTAAGCGTATCCTGGCTGACAGCTGGAGTACTGGCCTTAGCATTACCCGCTTGCACCAGCGAACCCGGAGCCACCGCCACCGATGTCTTTCCGGTTTTATTCAATACAGGGCTATCTAGCGAAGCATTCGGATCCAAGCGGTCTACGAATGCCATCTGGTACCCGCCATTATTGAGTCTGCTGTACACAATTCCACCGCTTCCCTGCAAAGTGATATCCGCGTTGCGGATGGCAAACAAATAATTAGTAAGCTGAGTTACTTCCTGATTCTGGCGGTTGAATTTGAATAGGTTCCTTATTCCTTTGTAATCCGATAAGAAATAGATGCTTTCTTCATCGGCATGTACCGCCGCCAGCGAATTACCCAGTGAATCTACCAAACGAGTGACTGTCTCGGCCGATGGCGATCCATCGTGTTCGAAAAGGCCCACGGAAGTCGTCAGATTCTTATAATTGCCCTGATCCGTGCCCAACGAGTCGGTAGGTCGGTTGGAGGTAAAAACTACTCTGCGAGCCGATCCCGCTACGAACTGTGGGGAAAGATCATCGAAGAGGTCATTGGTAAGGGCAATCACCGAGGCCCGGGCCACACTCACCAGATACAGATCATTCTTTCCTCCTTTATCAGCGCTCACTGCCAGCATGGTACCATCATCCGAAATGTCCATGTCCACAATCTGTTCGAGCCCGCGGATGTTTCGCTTGATTTTTATCACGGGCCGTTTTGTGTCGAGTTTGTCATAAATGAACAAATTCTGACGGTTATTCTCCTCCACTACCAGTGCAAGGGTATTGTACTTTGTCCATGAAAGTAGCGGAAGCATGCTACTCTGCTGCGCATTGCCCAATTGGACACTACCCTGCCGGATCACAATGTCCCGACCGGTTTCACGGTTGAACACGGTAACTTTGTAGCGGTTCTTGCGCAACTCACTGACGGCAATCCATTTTTTATCGGGTGAAATCTGAATTGACGGGTTGTCCGTCATAGCATGCTGATCATGGATCTGGTAGGTCCAGCTTGGGGTAGGTTCCGTATAACCCTGCTTGGCCTGAGTGGCCAGGGTACCGTAGAAATCCCTCCATTCGCGTAGGAATCGGGAATAGGAAGGTACCCCCAGCGTACTGGTAATACTGGTTTGTTCGGTGCGGATGATACGAGTCAGGTTCAGGATGTTGGAAATATTATCCTTCCCGTAACGTTCGGCAATGTAGTTCCAGATCGACTGCCCTACCACTGTGGCATCCCGACCTGAGAGCAGAGCGGGCTTTTTGATCGGTCTTTTGAGAGCCACATCCCGCATATAATCGCTCAGCTCGGGCGTCCAACCTTCGGCGATGTAGGCCGCAATACCCGACATGAACCAGTCGGGTAGGGTCAATAGCAATGAACTCTGGAGCGCGTCTTTCAGATTTCCGCCGTACAACATATCGTATACAAATAGGCGGGAAATTTCCATTACGAGGTTTTTACGAAAACTGATTTGATCACCCGTAAATGCAATTTCGACCCGTGACTGGGCCAGATCCAGTTCCTGATCATCCAAATCTCCGAAAGTAGCCAACCCCATGTTGCTTTGGAGTAACTCACCGGGAGAATTATACAGGAAAATCTTGATGCGATTGTAGGGGGTGTACCCCAGAAGCTCCGTGATACGGTCGAATTCGCTTTCGGCAAACTGCGCGGTGAGGCGGGCCATATTGGTTCCGCCTTGGTAATGATACACCTCGAAATTGGAAGACCTAAAGATTTTCCAATCGAAAGTACGGTACTGTATGCGGTTTTTGCCAAATTGTTCCTGCGAAGGATAGCGTTGTGCCTGAGCCGGAAAAATGGCCCAAAGCAGCGCGAATAGTATCCCACACGCCACATATCTGGAAGGGAAAGTTATTTTCATGGGTCTTGTTTGACTGTCTTTAGCGGTAATATAACGAAAAATGGCGGTCAATATTCACTTCGGAATTCAATTCTTTGTCATTCTCAAGGTATTGTACAAATTCATTCGCAAAGTACGGAGCCAGAGTCACCCCTTTGGTACCCAGCCCATTGAATATCCCAATAGTGGGATGAACCGGGTGCAGTCCGATGAATGGGCGGCGGTCTTTGCTCGAAGGTCGCAGGCCAGCCCGCTGTGCCAATACTGTATACTGATCCGTCACAAGGGGCCGCAACCTATCTTCCAGATATTCCCGACCGTCATCCGTTGTCGCCCAATCCAGGTCGTGCCAGGAGTAGGTAGCACCCACCCGGTAGGTTTGCCGGTCGGGCGAAGGGAGTATGAATATACCCTGATTGACGATTTCTTCGGCTGAATACTTATCAAATAACACGTCCAGAATCTGCCCTTTCACAGGATTAAACGGGAGCCAGTCAAATAACGTATTCTCGCGGGCATCAACCCCCTGACAAAATATGATTTTACCAGCTTCATACTCTCCCCAACTGACATTAGAATCATTGATTGTTAGCTTTATAGAAAAAAAATCACAATCTATATATTGATTATTTTCTATAAAAAAGCTTCTGCTTCTATTAACCACACTCGTTAAATCGATCCAACCTCCCCCTTTTACCACCAATCCACCCAACGGCGCCCGCAGGCCTGGAATATCGGAATGACTATCAGAATCTTTTGCAATATACTCCGCGACTCCGCTTTCGGATGCGTAGGTTAAAAAGCTATTACGTTCCTCCAGTGAACGATACGGGCGATAGATCGGAAGCGGATAAACGAATCGACTGTGTAGGGTACCCTCAAGCTGCGTATAAAAGTGTGCCGCATATGGAAAAATGATGTCAGCCATCCAGGTTTTCACGAGTTTGCGGCCAGTCAGGGGATTGTAAATTCCCGCTGCCACCGAAGTAGCCGAAGGACGGCTTGAGTCATTCACTACCAGAACCCGCTTACCGGCTTCAATCAAATGCCAGGCGAGGGCGGTGCCGCCTATTCCTTGCCCTACCAGAATGTAATCGTATTTCCGGCTATTCATTTCTTGCCTGCTGTTTCGGCCCGGCGCACGGCCTGCCCTATCCTTGCATCGGCTAATCCGACTACCAATTCGACCTGCTCATCAACAGTCATGAAGGTATTATCGATCAGGACAGCATCGTCCGCTTGCCGCAGTGGACTCTCATCGCGGTGGGTATCGATGTAGTCCCGTTTCTCTAGATTGGCCATAATTTCCGGTAAGTCCACCATCTCACCTTTGGCCAGGAGCTCGCTCTGCCGACGTTGAGCCCGCATGAGGGGGTCGGCGGTCATGAATACTTTCAATTCGGCCTCTGGAAAAACCACCGTACCTATATCCCTTCCATCCATGACAATCCCCTTACTCCTGCCCATCCGCTGCTGCTGCGCCACCATGGCGTGACGTACTTCGGCCACTGCGCTCACTTCACTTACCCGATCCGATACGTACATTTTCCGTATTTCGTGTTCGACATTCATTCCGTTGAGGAACGTATCGCTGCTTTTGGTAACAGGATGAAGCCGAAAGGTAATATGAATGTCTTCCAGGGCTTTATCTATTTCTTTGGGATTGGTAAGCGCGATGTGGTTTTGTATGAAATAGAGTGTTACGGCGCGGTACATGGCCCCGGTATCAATGTAGGCGTAATGGAGTTGCTGGGCGACCAGTTTGGCCGTGGTACTCTTGCCACAACTCGAATATCCGTCGAGGGCTATAATGATTGAAGACATAAATGCATGACGTCCGGTAAATCGGCAAAATAAGCGAAACTCACCGAGGTACGTATTTCTGAGGCCGAAACTTTACGAAATAATGTTCCGCCCAAAACTGCCCGTTTTTGTAAATGGCATCCTGATGAATCGCCTCTAACTGAAAACCTGCCTTGGAAAGTACCCGCATGGAAGGTTCGTTGAAGCTAAATACCCCGGCGTAAAGGCGATTCAGATCGGTATGGGCGAAGAGCCAATCGACCAACTGGTGCAGGGCTTGTGTGGTGTAGCCGCGTCCCCAGTACTCCTCGCCCAGCCAGTACCCTACTTCGGCGTTATACCGGTAGACATCCGAAGCACGCAACGCACCAACACCGCCGATGACTCTGTCGTTCAGTATGATTGCCCTCTGCACAGTTCCGTTGGGCTCATCCGATTGGCAGCGGCCAATCCATTGGCCCGCGTCCTGAAGGGTGTAAGGATAAGGAAAGGAATCGCGTAGCGTGGCTGCTATCCGTGGATTATTGGCGTGTAGTACCAGGTCGTCCTCGTCGCCCGACCGGAACGGTCTGATTCGGATGGCCATGGGCTTTCCTTTTTTATAGTAGCTTGAAAGCTTGACGGGCCAGAAGTTGCCAGCCCGATTTGGTTTTGCTCCATACTTGGAGTACCCCCAGGTTGGGCTTACTGAGGGTACCGTCCTCTAGGGTAACATTACCGGTCATCTTATGCCGTACCAGCGCGGTGTTACCCACAATGCTTACGGTCATGTCGTCAAGATTCAGTTCATTATATACTTCCTTTTTTGTACCGATGGTAGTGATGAATGAATCCTTGGTATCGATGCGGCCATTGGAATGACCATAGGTAAGTTCATTGGCGTAAAGCTTGTCCAACATCTTAACATCCTGCGCCAGAACAGCCTTACGCCAGGTTTCCACGCGGTCGAGTACCTCCTGTTTGTCTTTTGATTGCGCCTGCGCCATTGACCAGGTCAGACCGAAAATCAATAAAAGCAATACCTGTTTTTTCATTGTGCTATACATTTTAGGAGATAGATTGGTTGAGGATCGGGAGATCTGGCTCCCGGTTCATTGGGAACTCAGGTTAAAAATAGTACTATGCACAGGGAATACATACTTTTCGTAACAATTTAATAATGGTACTTTTTAAACAAACTTCATTCAAGAAAATATATCCGTTGTACTATTTCAAGTAGTTTAATATCTATTAAAATAAGTTATTGCCAAAACAACATTTACATATTTTTCTGTATTACAATATTTTATACATTTGAAATACAAAGTTTTTAGAATTGGAGAATCGGATTCTTAAATCAGTTTATTTAACTTTTTTTAGAAACTTCAAATTATTAATTCCTTATGAAAACAAACCATTTCATTTCAACAGTAGCCCTGAGT is from Salmonirosea aquatica and encodes:
- a CDS encoding DUF11 domain-containing protein, which encodes MNTPLLLGKIVSFLNSCRAQLLPSPHSNKGIYLSSPSRDSDQLQHRIPIRFVVETLPRNKHSAGILVVLATFFLTLSTAWAQVDLSLSKKIDNSKPAIGETVTYSIIVKNTGLLPATGVVVKDSLPMGGVTYLGNVLVLGG
- a CDS encoding NAD(P)/FAD-dependent oxidoreductase; translation: MNSRKYDYILVGQGIGGTALAWHLIEAGKRVLVVNDSSRPSATSVAAGIYNPLTGRKLVKTWMADIIFPYAAHFYTQLEGTLHSRFVYPLPIYRPYRSLEERNSFLTYASESGVAEYIAKDSDSHSDIPGLRAPLGGLVVKGGGWIDLTSVVNRSRSFFIENNQYIDCDFFSIKLTINDSNVSWGEYEAGKIIFCQGVDARENTLFDWLPFNPVKGQILDVLFDKYSAEEIVNQGIFILPSPDRQTYRVGATYSWHDLDWATTDDGREYLEDRLRPLVTDQYTVLAQRAGLRPSSKDRRPFIGLHPVHPTIGIFNGLGTKGVTLAPYFANEFVQYLENDKELNSEVNIDRHFSLYYR
- the cmk gene encoding (d)CMP kinase; this encodes MSSIIIALDGYSSCGKSTTAKLVAQQLHYAYIDTGAMYRAVTLYFIQNHIALTNPKEIDKALEDIHITFRLHPVTKSSDTFLNGMNVEHEIRKMYVSDRVSEVSAVAEVRHAMVAQQQRMGRSKGIVMDGRDIGTVVFPEAELKVFMTADPLMRAQRRQSELLAKGEMVDLPEIMANLEKRDYIDTHRDESPLRQADDAVLIDNTFMTVDEQVELVVGLADARIGQAVRRAETAGKK
- a CDS encoding GNAT family N-acetyltransferase, with the protein product MAIRIRPFRSGDEDDLVLHANNPRIAATLRDSFPYPYTLQDAGQWIGRCQSDEPNGTVQRAIILNDRVIGGVGALRASDVYRYNAEVGYWLGEEYWGRGYTTQALHQLVDWLFAHTDLNRLYAGVFSFNEPSMRVLSKAGFQLEAIHQDAIYKNGQFWAEHYFVKFRPQKYVPR
- a CDS encoding nuclear transport factor 2 family protein; this encodes MKKQVLLLLIFGLTWSMAQAQSKDKQEVLDRVETWRKAVLAQDVKMLDKLYANELTYGHSNGRIDTKDSFITTIGTKKEVYNELNLDDMTVSIVGNTALVRHKMTGNVTLEDGTLSKPNLGVLQVWSKTKSGWQLLARQAFKLL